From a region of the Enterobacter sp. JBIWA008 genome:
- the narH gene encoding nitrate reductase subunit beta, with protein MKIRSQVGMVLNLDKCIGCHTCSVTCKNVWTSREGMEYAWFNNVESKPGTGFPTDWEDQEKYKGGWIRKINGKIQPRMGNRAMLLGKIFANPHLPGIDDYYEPFDYDYQNLHNASEGKHQPIARPRSLITGQRMAKIEKGPNWEDDLGGEFEKLSKDKNFENMQKAMYGQFENTFMMYLPRLCEHCLNPACVATCPSGAIYKREEDGIVLIDQDKCRGWRMCITGCPYKKIYFNWKSGKSEKCIFCYPRIEAGMPTVCSESCVGRIRYLGVLLYDADAIENAASAEHEKDLYQRQLDVFLDPNDPKVIDQALKDGVPQSVIDAAQQSPVYKMAMDWKLALPLHPEYRTLPMVWYVPPLSPIQSAADAGELGSNGILPDVESLRIPVQYLANLLTAGDTQPVLLALKRMLAMRHFKRAETVDGVTDTRALEEVGLTEAQAQEMYRYLAIANYEDRFVVPGSHRELAREAFPEKNGCGFTFGDGCHGSDSKFNLFNSRRIDAMDVTSKTEPHQ; from the coding sequence ATGAAAATTCGTTCACAAGTCGGCATGGTGCTGAATCTGGATAAATGCATCGGCTGTCATACCTGCTCGGTCACCTGTAAAAACGTCTGGACCAGCCGCGAAGGTATGGAGTACGCCTGGTTCAACAACGTCGAAAGCAAGCCGGGCACCGGCTTCCCGACCGACTGGGAAGACCAGGAGAAATACAAGGGCGGCTGGATCCGCAAGATCAACGGCAAAATCCAGCCACGCATGGGTAACCGCGCGATGCTGCTGGGAAAAATCTTCGCTAACCCGCATCTGCCGGGCATCGACGATTACTATGAGCCGTTTGACTACGACTACCAGAACCTGCACAACGCGTCGGAGGGTAAACACCAGCCGATCGCCCGTCCTCGTTCGCTGATCACCGGTCAGCGCATGGCGAAGATTGAAAAAGGGCCGAACTGGGAAGACGACCTTGGCGGTGAGTTTGAGAAGCTGTCGAAAGACAAAAACTTCGAGAACATGCAGAAGGCAATGTACGGTCAATTCGAAAACACCTTCATGATGTATCTGCCGCGCCTGTGCGAGCACTGCCTTAACCCGGCCTGCGTGGCGACCTGCCCAAGCGGCGCCATCTACAAGCGTGAAGAAGATGGCATCGTGCTAATCGACCAGGACAAGTGCCGCGGCTGGCGTATGTGCATCACCGGCTGCCCGTACAAAAAAATCTACTTCAACTGGAAGAGCGGTAAGTCTGAGAAGTGCATCTTCTGCTACCCGCGTATTGAAGCCGGAATGCCGACCGTTTGCTCAGAAAGCTGCGTAGGCCGTATTCGCTACCTCGGCGTGCTGCTGTATGACGCGGACGCGATTGAAAATGCTGCGAGCGCCGAGCACGAGAAAGATCTGTATCAGCGTCAGCTGGACGTGTTCCTCGACCCGAACGATCCGAAGGTGATTGACCAGGCGCTGAAAGACGGCGTGCCGCAGAGCGTGATTGACGCGGCGCAGCAGTCTCCGGTGTACAAAATGGCGATGGACTGGAAGCTGGCGCTGCCGCTGCATCCGGAATACCGCACCCTGCCGATGGTCTGGTACGTGCCGCCTCTGTCGCCGATTCAGTCTGCCGCTGATGCGGGCGAGCTGGGCAGCAACGGCATCCTGCCGGACGTGGAAAGCCTGCGTATTCCGGTTCAGTACCTGGCGAACCTCCTGACCGCAGGTGATACCCAGCCGGTACTGCTCGCGCTGAAGCGTATGCTGGCGATGCGTCACTTCAAACGCGCGGAAACCGTCGACGGCGTGACCGATACCCGCGCGCTGGAAGAGGTCGGCCTGACCGAAGCGCAGGCGCAGGAAATGTACCGCTATCTGGCGATTGCCAACTACGAAGACCGTTTCGTGGTGCCGGGCAGCCACCGTGAGCTGGCTCGTGAAGCCTTCCCGGAAAAAAATGGCTGTGGCTTTACCTTTGGCGACGGTTGCCACGGGTCAGACAGCAAATTCAATCTGTTCAACAGCCGCCGCATCGATGCCATGGATGTGACCAGCAAAACGGAGCCGCACCAATGA
- the narJ gene encoding nitrate reductase molybdenum cofactor assembly chaperone, which produces MIEFVIVSRLLEYPDAALVQHQQELFDALASSENLEKDDAQKLGVFLRDLLARDLLDAQSDYSQLFDRGRATSLLLFEHVHGESRDRGQAMVDLMAQYEQHGLQLNSRELPDHLPLYLEYLAQLPKEEALGGLQDIAPILALLGARLHQRESRYAVLFDLLVKLANAAVDSEKVAEKIADEARDDTPQALDAVWEEEQVKFFADQNCGESEISAHQRRFAGAVAPQYLNISNGGRH; this is translated from the coding sequence ATGATTGAATTCGTCATTGTTTCGCGTCTGCTTGAGTACCCGGATGCTGCGCTTGTGCAGCATCAGCAGGAACTCTTTGATGCACTCGCGTCATCTGAAAACCTGGAAAAAGACGATGCCCAGAAGCTGGGCGTTTTCCTCCGCGATCTGCTGGCACGCGACCTTCTGGATGCCCAGTCGGACTACAGCCAGCTGTTTGACCGTGGTCGTGCGACCTCGCTGCTGCTGTTTGAACACGTGCACGGCGAATCCCGAGACCGCGGTCAGGCGATGGTAGACCTGATGGCCCAATATGAACAGCACGGCCTGCAGCTCAACAGCCGCGAGCTACCGGATCATCTGCCGCTGTATCTGGAGTACCTGGCGCAGCTGCCGAAAGAAGAGGCGCTGGGCGGTTTGCAGGATATTGCGCCGATCCTGGCGCTGCTCGGCGCGCGTCTACATCAGCGCGAGAGCCGCTATGCGGTGCTGTTCGATCTGCTGGTGAAGCTGGCCAACGCCGCGGTCGACAGTGAAAAAGTGGCGGAGAAAATTGCGGATGAAGCCCGGGATGATACGCCACAAGCGCTGGATGCGGTCTGGGAAGAAGAGCAGGTGAAATTCTTTGCTGACCAGAACTGCGGCGAGTCTGAAATCTCCGCTCACCAGCGTCGTTTTGCCGGCGCGGTTGCCCCGCAATATTTGAATATCTCTAACGGAGGACGGCACTAA
- the narI gene encoding respiratory nitrate reductase subunit gamma has product MHFLNMFFFDIYPYIAGTVFLVGSWLRYDYGQYTWRAASSQMLDRKGMHVGSNLFHIGILGIFAGHFLGMLTPHWMYEAWLPIEVKQKMAMIAGGACGVMTLVGGLLLLKRRLFSPRVRATTTAADILILSLLMVQCALGLLTIPFSAQHMDGSEMMKLVGWAQSVVTFHGGASAHLDGVAFIFRVHLVLGMTLFVLFPFSRLVHIWSAPVEYLTRKYQIVRARR; this is encoded by the coding sequence ATGCACTTCCTGAATATGTTCTTCTTTGACATTTACCCGTATATCGCGGGCACCGTGTTCCTGGTGGGAAGCTGGCTGCGTTACGACTACGGCCAGTACACCTGGCGTGCGGCCTCCAGCCAGATGCTGGATCGTAAAGGGATGCATGTGGGCTCTAACCTGTTCCACATCGGTATTCTGGGGATTTTTGCCGGTCACTTCCTCGGGATGCTGACGCCGCACTGGATGTATGAAGCGTGGCTACCGATCGAGGTGAAGCAGAAGATGGCGATGATCGCCGGCGGTGCCTGCGGCGTGATGACTTTAGTGGGAGGCCTGCTGCTGCTGAAACGTCGTCTGTTCAGCCCGCGCGTGCGTGCGACCACTACCGCAGCGGACATCCTGATCCTCTCTCTGCTGATGGTGCAGTGCGCGCTGGGCCTGCTGACCATTCCGTTCTCGGCGCAGCATATGGACGGCAGCGAAATGATGAAGCTGGTCGGCTGGGCGCAGTCCGTGGTGACCTTCCACGGCGGAGCATCCGCGCACCTGGACGGCGTGGCGTTTATCTTCCGCGTTCACCTGGTGCTGGGGATGACGCTGTTTGTGCTGTTCCCGTTCTCTCGTCTGGTGCATATCTGGAGCGCGCCGGTGGAGTACCTGACGCGCAAATACCAGATTGTGCGCGCCCGTCGCTAA
- the purU gene encoding formyltetrahydrofolate deformylase, with protein MQSLQRKVLRTICPDQKGLIARITNICYKHELNIVQNNEFVDHRTGRFFMRTELEGIFNDTTLLADLDSALPEGSVRELTPAGRRRIVILVTKEAHCLGDLLMKANYGGLDVEIAAVIGNHETLRTLVERFDIPFELVSHEGHTREEHDDLMAQAIEAHNPDYVVLAKYMRVLTPSFVARFPNKIINIHHSFLPAFIGARPYHQAYERGVKIIGATAHYVNDNLDEGPIIMQDVIHVDHTYTAEDMMRAGRDVEKNVLSRALYQVLAQRVFVYGNRTIIL; from the coding sequence ATGCAATCATTACAACGTAAAGTTCTGCGCACCATCTGTCCCGATCAAAAAGGACTGATCGCACGAATTACCAACATTTGCTACAAACATGAACTGAATATCGTGCAGAACAACGAGTTCGTTGACCACCGTACCGGCCGCTTCTTTATGCGTACCGAGCTGGAAGGTATTTTTAACGACACCACCCTGCTTGCCGACCTGGACAGCGCGCTTCCGGAAGGTTCCGTGCGCGAACTGACCCCAGCAGGTCGACGCCGTATCGTGATCCTGGTGACCAAAGAAGCACACTGTCTTGGCGACCTGCTGATGAAGGCAAACTACGGCGGTCTGGACGTTGAAATTGCCGCCGTTATTGGCAACCATGAGACGCTGCGCACGCTGGTCGAGCGCTTTGATATTCCGTTCGAACTGGTCAGCCACGAAGGCCATACCCGTGAAGAACACGACGATCTGATGGCGCAGGCCATTGAAGCGCATAATCCGGACTACGTAGTACTGGCGAAATATATGCGCGTGCTGACGCCTTCGTTCGTGGCGCGCTTCCCGAACAAAATCATCAACATCCACCACTCGTTCCTGCCGGCCTTTATTGGCGCGCGTCCCTACCACCAGGCTTACGAGCGCGGGGTGAAGATCATCGGAGCGACCGCACACTACGTGAATGACAACCTGGACGAAGGTCCAATCATCATGCAGGACGTGATTCACGTGGATCACACCTACACTGCTGAGGACATGATGCGTGCGGGGCGCGACGTTGAGAAGAACGTTCTGAGTCGTGCGCTGTATCAGGTGCTGGCGCAGCGGGTCTTCGTGTACGGCAACAGAACTATCATTCTTTAA
- a CDS encoding Lrp/AsnC family transcriptional regulator, translated as MEYLLDDIDRQILACLVEDARMSLKVLSGRIGLTSPSTAERLKRLEERGVIQGYGARVNLAALGYTLQALVRVRPLPGLLHKVDKYIQAMPECIESDKVTGEDCFVIRLVVRSIEQLDVLLDGLAEHAQCNTSIVKSSPVKRRLPPM; from the coding sequence ATGGAATACCTTCTCGATGATATCGACCGACAAATATTAGCCTGTCTGGTGGAGGATGCGCGCATGTCTTTGAAGGTGCTCAGCGGACGCATCGGTCTGACTTCCCCCAGCACTGCAGAACGCCTGAAAAGGCTGGAAGAGCGCGGTGTGATTCAGGGGTATGGCGCACGGGTGAATCTGGCTGCGCTGGGGTATACGCTGCAGGCGCTGGTGCGCGTGCGGCCTTTGCCAGGGTTGTTGCATAAGGTTGATAAGTACATTCAGGCGATGCCGGAGTGTATTGAAAGCGACAAGGTGACCGGTGAAGACTGTTTTGTTATCCGGCTGGTGGTGCGGTCAATTGAGCAGCTGGATGTGCTGCTGGACGGCCTGGCGGAACATGCCCAGTGCAATACGTCGATTGTGAAGAGTTCGCCAGTGAAGCGTCGTTTGCCGCCGATGTAG
- a CDS encoding nitrate reductase subunit alpha — MSKFLDRFRYFKQKGETFADGHGQVLDTNRDWEDGYRQRWQHDKVVRSTHGVNCTGSCSWKIFVKNGLVTWEMQQTDYPRTRPDMPNHEPRGCPRGASYSWYLYSANRLKYPLMRKRLMKMWREAKVQHSDPVDAWASIIEDADKAKSFKQARGRGGFVRSSWKEVNELIAASNVYTVKTYGPDRVAGFSPIPAMSMVSYASGARYLSLIGGTCLSFYDWYCDLPPASPQTWGEQTDVPESADWYNSSYIIAWGSNVPQTRTPDAHFFTEVRYKGTKTVAVTPDYAEIAKLCDLWLAPKQGTDAAMAMAMGHVMLREFHLDKPSQYFTDYVRRYTDMPMLVMLEEREGYYAAGRTLRAADLVDSLGQENNPEWKTVAYNSNGELVAPNGSIGFRWGEKGKWNLEQRNGTTGEETELRLSMLGSQDEIAEVGFPYFGGEGSEHFNKVELKNVLMHKLPVKRLQLADGSTALVTTVYDLTMANYGLERGLEDDNCATGYDEMKAYTPAWAEQITGVPRAHITRIAREFAENADKTHGRSMIIVGAGLNHWYHLDMNYRGLINMLIFCGCVGQSGGGWAHYVGQEKLRPQTGWQPLAFALDWQRPARHMNSTSYFYNHSSQWRYETVTAQELLSPMADKSRYSGHLIDFNVRAERMGWLPSAPQLGTNPLRIAEAAKQAGMSPVDYTVKSLKDGSIRFAAEQPENGKNHPRNLFIWRSNLLGSSGKGHEFMLKYLLGTENGIQGKDLGKQGGVKPEEVEWKDNGLDGKLDLVVTLDFRLSSTCLYSDIVLPTATWYEKDDMNTSDMHPFIHPLSAAVDPAWESKSDWDIYKDIAKKFSEVCVGHLGKETDVVTLPIQHDSAAELAQPLDVKDWKKGECDLIPGVTAPHIIPVERDYPATYERFTSIGPLMEKIGNGGKGIAWNTQSEMDLLRKLNYTKADGPAKGQPMLNTAIDAAEMILTLAPETNGHVAVKAWAALSEFTGRDHTHLATNKEEEKIRFRDIQAQPRKIISSPTWSGLEDEHVSYNAGYTNVHELIPWRTLSGRQSLYQDHQWMRDFGESLLVYRPPIDTRSVKAVMGAKSNGNPEKALNFLTPHQKWGIHSTYSDNLLMLTLSRGGPIVWMSETDAKELGIEDNDWIEVFNSNGALTARAVVSQRVPAGMTMMYHAQERIVNLPGSEITEQRGGIHNSVTRITPKPTHMIGGYAQLAYGFNYYGTVGSNRDEFVVVRKMKNINWLDGEGNDQVQESVK, encoded by the coding sequence ATGAGCAAATTTTTGGACCGGTTTCGCTACTTCAAACAGAAGGGTGAAACTTTTGCCGATGGGCACGGCCAGGTTCTGGATACCAACCGGGACTGGGAAGACGGTTACCGCCAGCGCTGGCAGCATGACAAAGTGGTCCGTTCGACCCACGGCGTGAACTGCACCGGTTCATGCAGCTGGAAGATTTTCGTTAAAAACGGTCTGGTGACCTGGGAAATGCAGCAGACCGACTACCCGCGCACCCGCCCGGATATGCCAAACCACGAACCGCGCGGCTGCCCGCGTGGCGCCAGCTACTCCTGGTATCTCTACAGCGCCAACCGTCTGAAATACCCCCTGATGCGCAAGCGCCTGATGAAAATGTGGCGTGAGGCGAAAGTACAGCACAGCGATCCTGTGGATGCCTGGGCGTCCATCATCGAAGACGCTGACAAAGCAAAAAGCTTCAAGCAGGCTCGCGGTCGCGGTGGTTTCGTCCGCTCCTCATGGAAAGAGGTAAACGAGCTGATTGCCGCCTCCAACGTCTACACCGTTAAAACCTACGGTCCTGACCGCGTGGCCGGCTTCTCGCCTATCCCGGCGATGTCGATGGTCTCTTACGCCTCCGGCGCGCGTTACCTGTCTCTTATCGGCGGTACCTGTCTGAGCTTCTACGACTGGTACTGCGACCTGCCGCCTGCGTCTCCACAGACCTGGGGCGAGCAGACCGACGTGCCGGAATCCGCGGACTGGTATAACTCCAGCTACATCATCGCCTGGGGCTCAAACGTTCCTCAGACGCGTACGCCGGACGCGCACTTCTTTACCGAAGTCCGTTACAAAGGTACCAAAACCGTGGCGGTAACCCCGGACTACGCCGAAATCGCCAAGCTCTGCGATCTGTGGCTGGCGCCGAAACAGGGTACCGATGCGGCGATGGCGATGGCGATGGGCCACGTCATGCTGCGTGAATTCCATCTTGATAAGCCAAGCCAGTACTTCACCGACTACGTTCGCCGCTACACCGACATGCCGATGCTGGTCATGCTGGAAGAGCGTGAGGGTTACTATGCCGCTGGCCGTACGCTGCGCGCAGCCGATCTGGTGGATTCGCTGGGCCAGGAAAATAACCCTGAGTGGAAAACCGTTGCCTATAACAGCAACGGCGAGCTGGTGGCGCCAAACGGCTCAATCGGCTTCCGCTGGGGCGAGAAGGGCAAGTGGAACCTTGAGCAACGCAACGGCACCACCGGCGAAGAGACGGAGCTGCGCCTGAGCATGCTGGGTAGCCAGGACGAGATCGCCGAGGTCGGGTTCCCGTACTTCGGCGGTGAAGGTTCAGAGCACTTCAACAAGGTTGAACTGAAAAACGTCCTGATGCACAAACTGCCGGTTAAACGCCTGCAGCTGGCCGACGGTTCCACCGCGCTGGTCACCACCGTTTATGACCTGACCATGGCCAACTATGGTCTGGAGCGCGGTCTGGAGGATGACAACTGCGCAACCGGCTATGACGAGATGAAGGCCTACACCCCTGCCTGGGCGGAACAAATTACCGGCGTTCCTCGCGCGCACATTACCCGTATCGCACGTGAGTTCGCAGAAAACGCGGACAAAACGCACGGTCGTTCGATGATCATCGTCGGTGCCGGTCTGAACCACTGGTATCACCTCGATATGAACTATCGCGGTCTGATCAACATGCTGATCTTCTGCGGCTGCGTCGGTCAGAGCGGCGGCGGCTGGGCGCACTACGTGGGCCAGGAAAAACTGCGTCCGCAGACCGGCTGGCAGCCGCTGGCGTTTGCCCTCGACTGGCAGCGTCCGGCACGCCATATGAACAGCACCTCCTACTTCTATAACCACTCCAGCCAGTGGCGCTACGAAACGGTCACCGCGCAGGAGCTGCTGTCACCGATGGCGGATAAATCCCGCTACAGCGGCCATCTGATTGACTTCAACGTGCGTGCTGAACGTATGGGCTGGCTGCCGTCTGCGCCACAGCTGGGCACTAACCCGCTGCGTATTGCGGAAGCGGCGAAGCAGGCGGGCATGTCACCGGTGGATTACACCGTGAAATCCCTGAAGGATGGCTCAATCCGTTTCGCGGCAGAACAGCCGGAGAACGGTAAAAACCATCCGCGTAACCTGTTCATCTGGCGCTCCAACCTGCTGGGCTCGTCCGGTAAAGGCCACGAGTTCATGCTGAAATACCTGCTCGGTACGGAAAACGGTATCCAGGGAAAAGATCTCGGCAAGCAGGGCGGCGTGAAGCCGGAAGAGGTGGAGTGGAAAGATAACGGTCTCGACGGCAAGCTCGATCTGGTGGTGACGCTCGACTTCCGTCTGTCCAGCACCTGCCTGTACTCCGACATCGTGCTGCCAACCGCGACCTGGTACGAAAAAGACGACATGAATACCTCGGATATGCATCCGTTTATTCATCCGCTGTCTGCGGCCGTTGACCCGGCGTGGGAATCGAAAAGCGACTGGGATATCTACAAAGACATCGCGAAGAAATTCTCCGAAGTCTGCGTCGGACACCTGGGCAAAGAGACCGACGTGGTGACGCTGCCAATCCAGCACGACTCCGCTGCCGAACTGGCCCAGCCGCTGGACGTGAAGGACTGGAAAAAAGGCGAATGTGACCTGATCCCGGGCGTGACCGCGCCGCACATTATTCCGGTTGAACGCGACTACCCGGCAACCTACGAGCGCTTTACCTCTATCGGCCCGCTGATGGAGAAAATCGGTAACGGCGGGAAAGGGATCGCCTGGAACACCCAGAGCGAAATGGATCTGCTGCGCAAGCTCAACTACACCAAGGCGGACGGCCCGGCGAAAGGCCAGCCCATGCTGAACACGGCGATTGATGCGGCAGAGATGATCCTGACCCTGGCCCCGGAAACCAACGGCCACGTCGCGGTGAAAGCCTGGGCGGCGCTGAGCGAGTTCACCGGTCGCGACCATACTCACCTGGCGACGAATAAAGAGGAAGAGAAAATCCGCTTCCGCGATATTCAGGCGCAGCCGCGCAAGATTATCTCCAGCCCGACCTGGTCTGGCCTGGAAGATGAGCATGTGTCCTATAACGCAGGCTACACCAACGTTCACGAGCTGATCCCATGGCGCACTCTGTCCGGCCGTCAGTCGCTGTATCAGGATCACCAGTGGATGCGCGACTTTGGTGAAAGCCTGCTGGTCTACCGTCCGCCAATCGACACCCGCTCTGTGAAAGCGGTAATGGGCGCGAAATCGAACGGTAATCCTGAGAAGGCGCTGAACTTCCTGACGCCGCACCAGAAGTGGGGCATTCACTCCACCTACAGCGACAACCTGCTGATGCTGACCCTGTCTCGCGGCGGTCCGATTGTCTGGATGAGCGAAACGGACGCCAAAGAGCTGGGGATTGAAGATAACGACTGGATCGAAGTGTTCAACAGCAACGGTGCCCTGACGGCGCGTGCGGTGGTGAGCCAGCGCGTACCGGCCGGGATGACCATGATGTACCACGCGCAGGAACGTATCGTTAACCTGCCGGGGTCAGAAATTACCGAGCAGCGCGGCGGGATCCACAACTCCGTGACCCGCATTACGCCGAAGCCGACCCATATGATCGGTGGCTATGCGCAGCTGGCCTACGGCTTTAACTATTACGGCACAGTAGGATCGAACCGCGATGAGTTCGTGGTGGTACGTAAGATGAAGAATATTAACTGGTTAGACGGCGAAGGTAATGACCAGGTACAGGAGAGCGTAAAATGA
- a CDS encoding NarK family nitrate/nitrite MFS transporter — MSHSSAPERENGAVITDWRPEDPAFWQQRGHRVASRNLWISVPCLLLAFCVWMLFSAVAVNLPKVGFTFTTDQLFMLTALPSLSGALLRVPYAFMVPVFGGRRWTAFSTGIMIVPCVWLGFAVQDTSTPFSVFVIISLLCGFAGANFASSMANISFFFPKAKQGGALGINGGLGNMGVSVMQLIAPLAISVSIFAAFGGGGVEQADGSSLYLQNAAWIWVPFLVVFTLAAWFFMNDLSASKASLSEQLPVLKRGHLWVMALLYLATFGSFIGFSAGFAMLSKTQFPEVQILQFAFFGPFIGALARSLGGMVSDRLGGTRVTLVNFVVMAVFCALLFLTLPADGQGGNFIAFFGVFMVLFLTAGLGSASTFQMISVIFRKLTMDRVKAQGGSEEQAMREAATDTAAALGFISAIGAIGGFFIPKAFGISLDLTGSPAGAMKVFLVFYIACVVITWLVYGRNTKKNK, encoded by the coding sequence ATGAGTCACTCATCCGCTCCCGAAAGGGAAAATGGTGCCGTTATTACAGACTGGCGTCCAGAGGATCCGGCGTTCTGGCAACAGCGCGGCCATCGTGTAGCAAGCCGGAATCTGTGGATTTCCGTGCCGTGTCTGCTATTAGCGTTTTGCGTATGGATGTTGTTTAGCGCGGTGGCGGTCAACCTGCCCAAAGTCGGGTTTACGTTTACGACCGATCAGCTTTTCATGCTGACCGCGCTGCCGTCGCTGTCAGGCGCGCTGCTGCGTGTACCTTACGCCTTTATGGTGCCGGTGTTTGGCGGTCGTCGCTGGACGGCATTCAGTACGGGCATCATGATCGTCCCCTGCGTTTGGCTCGGCTTCGCGGTGCAGGATACCTCTACGCCGTTCAGCGTATTCGTGATTATCTCCCTGCTGTGCGGTTTTGCGGGCGCGAACTTCGCCTCCAGCATGGCGAACATCAGTTTCTTCTTCCCGAAAGCGAAGCAGGGCGGTGCGCTGGGGATTAACGGCGGTCTGGGGAATATGGGCGTGAGCGTGATGCAGCTGATTGCCCCGCTGGCGATCTCTGTTTCTATTTTTGCGGCCTTTGGCGGCGGTGGCGTTGAGCAGGCGGATGGTTCTTCCCTCTATCTGCAAAACGCCGCCTGGATCTGGGTACCTTTCCTGGTGGTATTCACCCTCGCAGCCTGGTTCTTTATGAACGACCTGTCCGCGTCGAAGGCGTCGCTGAGCGAACAGCTTCCGGTGCTGAAGCGTGGACACCTCTGGGTGATGGCGCTGCTGTATCTTGCCACCTTCGGTTCGTTTATTGGCTTCTCTGCGGGCTTCGCGATGCTGTCGAAAACGCAGTTCCCGGAAGTTCAGATCCTGCAGTTTGCCTTCTTCGGGCCGTTTATCGGTGCCCTGGCTCGTTCGCTGGGCGGCATGGTCTCTGACCGTCTGGGCGGTACCCGCGTGACGCTGGTTAACTTCGTCGTGATGGCGGTCTTCTGCGCGCTGCTGTTCCTCACGCTGCCAGCCGACGGGCAGGGCGGTAACTTCATTGCCTTCTTCGGCGTGTTTATGGTGCTGTTCCTGACCGCCGGGCTGGGAAGTGCATCTACCTTCCAGATGATCTCCGTGATCTTCCGTAAGCTGACGATGGATCGCGTGAAGGCGCAGGGCGGGAGCGAAGAGCAGGCCATGCGCGAGGCGGCGACGGATACGGCTGCGGCGCTGGGCTTTATCTCTGCCATCGGCGCGATTGGCGGCTTCTTTATCCCGAAAGCGTTCGGTATCTCACTGGACCTGACCGGCTCACCGGCTGGCGCCATGAAAGTCTTCCTCGTCTTCTATATCGCCTGCGTCGTGATTACGTGGCTGGTATATGGCCGTAATACCAAGAAAAATAAGTAA
- a CDS encoding DMT family transporter — MRDFHKGVWQMSLAMLISGSIGAFVLLSGLPVTEVVFWRCLIGAMALFIFIRVSQKPFSPLTRTTLLLAILGGVALVVNWLLLFAAYERISIGLSTMVYNTQPFMLVLMGMFLGERVSLVKWGWLFLAFGGVVILLSSELTGAHSGEWFAGIGLAMAAAFFYAVTAIIARKLRTVAPQHIAFIQVLTGVVMLLPFASMPSFSGDFPWPILLTLGIVHTGVMYQLLYSALQKLPTPITGSLSFIYPVVAIVVDNLVFGHSLNLAQLAGGALILFAAAGNNLGWGEKKPRECGVSIKTVN; from the coding sequence ATGCGTGATTTTCATAAAGGCGTCTGGCAAATGAGCCTGGCGATGTTAATTTCCGGTTCTATCGGTGCGTTTGTTTTGCTCAGCGGTCTGCCGGTGACGGAAGTGGTGTTCTGGCGCTGTCTTATCGGGGCAATGGCGCTTTTTATTTTTATCCGGGTGAGTCAAAAGCCCTTTAGTCCCCTCACCCGCACCACGCTGCTGCTGGCCATTCTCGGCGGCGTGGCATTAGTGGTGAACTGGCTGCTGCTCTTCGCGGCCTATGAGCGGATCTCGATTGGTCTTTCGACCATGGTCTATAACACCCAGCCATTTATGCTGGTCCTGATGGGGATGTTTTTAGGTGAGCGCGTCAGCCTGGTGAAATGGGGCTGGCTGTTCCTCGCCTTTGGCGGCGTAGTGATACTGCTCTCCAGCGAGCTTACCGGCGCGCATAGCGGTGAATGGTTCGCCGGAATCGGCCTTGCGATGGCCGCGGCTTTCTTCTACGCGGTCACGGCCATTATTGCCCGCAAACTCAGAACCGTTGCGCCGCAGCATATTGCCTTTATCCAGGTACTGACCGGCGTCGTGATGCTTTTGCCGTTTGCCAGCATGCCGTCATTTTCCGGTGATTTTCCCTGGCCTATCCTGCTGACGCTGGGCATCGTCCATACCGGCGTTATGTACCAGCTGCTCTACAGCGCGCTCCAGAAGCTGCCTACGCCCATTACCGGCTCCCTGTCGTTTATCTATCCGGTGGTGGCGATCGTTGTCGATAATCTGGTGTTCGGACACTCGCTGAACCTGGCACAGCTGGCGGGCGGCGCGCTGATCCTGTTTGCTGCCGCGGGCAATAACCTGGGCTGGGGCGAAAAAAAACCCCGCGAGTGCGGGGTGAGTATCAAAACGGTGAATTAG